The following proteins come from a genomic window of Paenibacillus spongiae:
- a CDS encoding phosphotriesterase family protein: MLQTVSGPITAQEAGRILEHEHVLVGFVEDGKLTPELYNRDEVVTSILPFLLKLAEAGCGTMVDCAPEYLGRDPYILRRLSELAGIHLITNTGFYKKPYLPSFVYEISERDLADIWTREALDGIGESGVYPGFIKIALNDGTAIDDTQLKILLAAMRTSLETGLPIQCHTIGPDIALHAYEIMKRAHFDQERFIWIHAQTFKDTVVYERLAEAGGWISIDSIMKGTYGEHVDLLAQLLDCGVGNRLLLSQDTGWYNVGQHKGGNLRPYHHLFTDFFPAAAASGLDPHWLEQCVTSHAFQAMSRRA; this comes from the coding sequence ATGCTGCAAACGGTTTCAGGGCCAATTACTGCGCAGGAAGCGGGACGAATTTTGGAACATGAGCATGTGCTCGTAGGGTTTGTGGAAGACGGAAAGCTTACGCCGGAGCTATATAACCGTGACGAGGTGGTCACGTCCATCCTCCCGTTCTTGTTGAAGCTGGCGGAAGCCGGATGCGGCACCATGGTGGACTGTGCGCCGGAGTACTTAGGCCGGGACCCTTACATTCTGAGGCGGCTATCGGAGCTGGCCGGAATCCATCTGATCACGAACACCGGATTTTACAAGAAGCCGTATCTGCCTTCCTTCGTTTACGAGATTTCCGAACGGGACCTGGCCGATATATGGACGCGGGAAGCGCTGGATGGCATTGGGGAGAGCGGCGTGTATCCGGGTTTTATCAAAATCGCGCTTAACGACGGGACGGCAATCGACGATACGCAGTTGAAGATCCTCCTTGCCGCTATGCGAACCTCATTGGAAACCGGCCTGCCGATTCAGTGTCATACGATAGGCCCTGACATCGCCCTGCACGCCTACGAGATAATGAAACGCGCGCATTTCGACCAGGAACGATTCATTTGGATACACGCGCAAACCTTTAAAGACACTGTGGTTTACGAGCGCCTTGCAGAGGCGGGCGGATGGATTTCCATCGACTCCATAATGAAGGGGACTTACGGGGAGCATGTGGATCTGTTGGCTCAACTGCTCGACTGCGGCGTCGGGAACCGTCTGCTGTTGTCTCAGGATACCGGCTGGTACAATGTAGGACAGCATAAGGGAGGTAACTTGCGTCCTTATCACCACTTGTTTACGGACTTCTTCCCTGCCGCAGCGGCCAGCGGTCTCGATCCTCATTGGCTGGAGCAATGCGTTACGAGCCATGCCTTTCAAGCTATGAGCAGGCGAGCCTAA
- a CDS encoding NAD(P)H-dependent oxidoreductase — protein sequence MKTLVIIAHPNLQESKVNRVWKERLEAESDITIHDLYGAYPSEVLDVQREQQLLLKHDRIVFQFPLYWYSTPPLLKKWQDEVYTYGFAYGTGNQLRGKEYVLAISAGRPEDSYRPDGFSKYTLEQYLLPLEATVLLTEMLYLPPFVLYSAPHISEKEIQESAQRLAEYLTAPAEQIKRMHQKSESITKT from the coding sequence ATGAAAACTCTTGTCATCATCGCTCATCCTAATCTTCAAGAATCGAAAGTAAATCGAGTTTGGAAGGAAAGATTAGAAGCCGAATCGGACATTACGATACATGATTTGTATGGCGCCTATCCATCAGAAGTACTTGATGTTCAGCGAGAACAGCAGCTGCTGTTAAAGCATGATCGAATCGTTTTTCAATTTCCGCTTTACTGGTATAGTACCCCTCCCCTTCTGAAAAAGTGGCAGGATGAAGTATATACATATGGTTTTGCATATGGCACGGGCAATCAGTTACGGGGCAAAGAATATGTCTTGGCTATTTCTGCAGGTCGTCCAGAGGATTCCTATCGACCGGACGGTTTCAGCAAATATACGTTAGAACAGTACCTATTGCCTTTAGAGGCTACTGTTCTGCTAACAGAGATGCTGTATCTGCCTCCATTCGTCTTATATAGTGCTCCGCACATTTCAGAGAAAGAAATTCAAGAAAGCGCGCAGAGGCTAGCCGAATACTTAACAGCTCCAGCAGAACAAATAAAGAGAATGCATCAAAAGTCCGAATCAATCACGAAGACCTGA
- a CDS encoding ABC transporter substrate-binding protein, translating to MLKMRKGLGIIAALAIVLAGCGTNNSNNTASPSAAQPEGGETQPAQETLKPVELTYYFPGSPQKDLQTVEDALNKLVQPKINATVHLKLIDWGAYEEKMKVVMGSGEPFDLAWTASNFNNYFQNVANGAYAPLDELIDQYAPDTKKGIPDMFWNAVKVKGEIYGVPVFQQSTAGYGYIIQKAVADKYNLDWKSVKQLSDLTPFLETVKKNEPNLIPWEYSQGVDPFLTAPPMFGLETLGDPKTPGDLYLNDGGKVVNQYETPEFKEYVTMMRDWFSKGYMRKDASTLKETSADRKAGKNALQLGQIDIDTLAFEQAGLEATGRMSNSNKDVHSYDFQFVKPLLTTDKAAATITAISANSPNKERAMMLLNLLNTDKEIYNTLVWGVEGKHYKKVSENRIETITDSGYQTFSPWEFGNMRLTYLFEGDPKGGEVDNKFTNMWVDLNTNATASNALGFVFDFTPVKTEKANVDSVIDELYYAISSGSVDPGKYLPQFLEKLKDAGADTIIAEKQKQLDAWIAEKQ from the coding sequence ATGTTGAAAATGCGAAAAGGATTGGGCATTATTGCCGCGCTCGCGATTGTACTCGCAGGCTGCGGGACAAACAATTCAAACAACACGGCTTCGCCAAGTGCGGCTCAGCCGGAAGGAGGCGAGACCCAACCGGCACAGGAAACTTTGAAGCCGGTAGAACTGACGTACTACTTCCCGGGATCGCCACAGAAGGATTTGCAGACGGTAGAAGACGCCCTGAACAAGCTCGTACAGCCGAAAATCAATGCCACGGTTCATCTTAAGCTGATTGACTGGGGAGCATACGAGGAAAAAATGAAAGTCGTCATGGGTTCGGGCGAGCCCTTCGATCTGGCTTGGACGGCTTCGAATTTCAACAACTATTTCCAGAACGTGGCGAATGGAGCGTACGCGCCGCTGGATGAATTAATTGACCAATATGCTCCCGACACCAAGAAAGGGATTCCCGACATGTTCTGGAATGCCGTGAAGGTAAAAGGGGAAATTTACGGTGTTCCCGTCTTCCAGCAATCGACGGCCGGTTACGGCTATATCATTCAGAAAGCCGTTGCGGACAAATATAATCTGGATTGGAAGTCCGTTAAGCAGCTATCGGATTTGACGCCTTTCCTGGAAACGGTGAAGAAGAATGAGCCGAATCTCATCCCTTGGGAATATAGTCAGGGAGTTGATCCCTTCCTTACCGCTCCACCCATGTTCGGTCTGGAAACTTTAGGCGATCCCAAGACTCCGGGAGATCTTTACTTGAATGACGGCGGCAAAGTTGTCAACCAGTACGAGACACCGGAATTCAAAGAATACGTAACGATGATGAGAGACTGGTTCAGCAAAGGATACATGAGGAAAGACGCTTCAACTTTGAAAGAAACTTCGGCGGACCGCAAGGCAGGAAAGAACGCGCTTCAGTTAGGCCAGATCGATATCGATACCCTGGCCTTTGAACAAGCCGGTCTGGAGGCAACGGGAAGAATGTCCAATTCCAATAAAGATGTTCATTCTTACGATTTCCAATTTGTGAAGCCGCTGCTGACGACCGATAAAGCCGCCGCCACCATTACAGCGATTTCCGCCAATTCCCCGAATAAGGAAAGGGCGATGATGCTCCTCAATCTGCTGAACACGGACAAGGAAATTTACAATACCCTTGTTTGGGGCGTTGAAGGAAAGCATTACAAGAAAGTCTCCGAGAATCGGATTGAAACGATCACAGACAGCGGTTATCAAACCTTTTCCCCTTGGGAATTCGGCAATATGAGGCTTACCTATTTATTTGAAGGAGATCCGAAAGGCGGCGAGGTCGACAACAAGTTTACGAATATGTGGGTCGATCTGAATACAAATGCGACAGCTTCCAATGCGTTGGGATTCGTATTTGACTTTACGCCGGTGAAGACCGAGAAGGCTAATGTTGATTCTGTAATCGATGAGCTTTATTATGCCATCTCCAGCGGCTCTGTAGACCCCGGCAAGTATTTGCCGCAATTTTTGGAAAAATTGAAAGATGCAGGCGCCGATACGATTATCGCGGAGAAGCAAAAACAGCTGGATGCCTGGATAGCGGAGAAACAATAA
- a CDS encoding DeoR/GlpR family DNA-binding transcription regulator codes for MSLVGEERKGIILELLNSEGQVKTVDLVKKLAVSSETIRRYLEELESEGRLKRVYGGAVKINVNGEEPSYLKREVLYADEKRSIGKAAAALIEDNDVIFIDDGTTPMQIIYFLMNKRNLTVLTMSMPALHLLMEYKNKELFSGDIYLIGGKVNNIHSRVSGSIAEKMVALFHADKAFISIDGITQKGITVFDAERGQLVYRMMENSKQRILMSDSSKIGQTQLYRMAEWRDIDIVICEKEMPREWKKTLNEQEVSWIVAY; via the coding sequence TTGTCACTGGTTGGAGAGGAACGTAAAGGAATCATTCTGGAGCTGTTGAATTCGGAAGGCCAAGTCAAGACCGTCGACTTGGTGAAGAAACTGGCCGTTTCCTCCGAAACGATTCGCCGCTACCTGGAAGAGCTGGAGTCGGAGGGCCGATTAAAGCGCGTATACGGCGGCGCGGTTAAAATAAATGTTAACGGCGAGGAGCCCTCTTATTTGAAACGCGAGGTGCTCTATGCCGATGAGAAGCGGAGCATCGGCAAGGCTGCGGCTGCCCTGATCGAGGATAATGACGTCATCTTTATCGACGACGGCACGACGCCGATGCAGATCATTTATTTTCTCATGAATAAGCGGAACTTAACCGTGCTTACCATGTCGATGCCGGCCCTGCATCTGCTGATGGAATATAAAAACAAGGAGCTGTTCTCCGGCGACATCTACTTGATCGGCGGGAAAGTGAATAACATCCACTCCCGGGTCTCGGGATCGATTGCGGAGAAGATGGTTGCGCTATTCCATGCCGACAAGGCCTTTATCTCGATTGATGGCATTACGCAAAAGGGAATTACGGTGTTCGACGCGGAACGGGGACAGCTCGTCTACAGAATGATGGAGAACTCCAAGCAGCGGATTCTCATGTCCGACAGCTCCAAGATCGGTCAAACCCAGCTCTACCGCATGGCCGAATGGCGGGATATCGATATCGTTATCTGCGAGAAGGAGATGCCCCGAGAATGGAAGAAGACGCTCAATGAACAAGAGGTCAGCTGGATTGTGGCCTACTAA
- a CDS encoding aminoglycoside phosphotransferase family protein, with translation MDIKAAELKVAEWAKRCGQALGLRGSEIEAAYIWNPGGFVNQSYRVSDGDTVRYVKFAQEERAACLQQWALISGHLAERYHAPRLVREVTQEVIPGYPYGLVFEYLEAKPLSDIADPIPMIPKVLQLLHQLHRDEQIRQTIPSGEAAQTCAEALIDEYITRFEGDLEGIRAGRHALTFVRDQTIEWFEAEIAALRRLAGELPCFRKQASDVTHNDINWQNILANDNRDLWLIDWDNLKANGDAAMDYSVLLWPLYGKWEWPVWREKVIDLAGEEVYERMELYFRAKLFDDVIDVLADYVEAEDMPEVREKTQQRAKEIHLRAYPEYRKLYVP, from the coding sequence ATGGACATTAAGGCAGCCGAGCTGAAGGTGGCGGAGTGGGCGAAGCGCTGCGGACAAGCGCTGGGATTGCGGGGCTCCGAGATCGAAGCCGCGTATATTTGGAACCCGGGGGGATTCGTCAACCAGTCCTACCGGGTATCGGACGGCGACACCGTTCGCTACGTGAAATTCGCGCAAGAAGAACGAGCGGCGTGCTTGCAGCAGTGGGCGCTCATTAGCGGCCACCTTGCGGAGCGCTATCATGCGCCCCGGCTTGTTCGGGAGGTTACGCAGGAGGTGATCCCCGGCTATCCTTACGGACTGGTATTCGAATATCTCGAAGCGAAGCCGCTAAGCGATATCGCGGACCCGATACCGATGATTCCGAAAGTGCTTCAGCTGCTGCATCAATTACATAGAGACGAGCAGATTCGGCAAACCATCCCATCCGGAGAGGCGGCCCAAACCTGTGCCGAAGCTCTGATTGATGAGTACATCACCCGGTTCGAGGGAGATCTGGAAGGGATCCGAGCGGGTAGACATGCGCTGACCTTTGTGAGGGACCAAACGATCGAATGGTTTGAAGCGGAGATCGCGGCCTTAAGACGGCTTGCCGGCGAGCTGCCCTGTTTTCGGAAGCAGGCCTCCGACGTTACGCATAACGATATCAATTGGCAGAACATCTTGGCCAATGATAACCGTGATCTGTGGCTTATCGACTGGGATAATTTAAAGGCAAACGGGGATGCCGCGATGGATTACTCCGTGCTGCTGTGGCCGCTATACGGGAAGTGGGAATGGCCGGTTTGGAGAGAGAAAGTGATTGATTTAGCCGGCGAAGAGGTGTACGAGCGTATGGAATTGTACTTTAGAGCCAAGCTCTTCGATGATGTTATCGATGTTCTCGCCGATTATGTGGAGGCGGAGGATATGCCGGAGGTCAGGGAAAAGACGCAGCAGCGCGCCAAAGAGATACATCTTCGCGCTTATCCCGAATATAGGAAGCTCTATGTCCCGTAA
- a CDS encoding 2-phosphosulfolactate phosphatase, with protein sequence MNGRCAFIRSISFCGSGRELIERGYGHDVRYCSQIDVSSVVPVLWNNHFINLESY encoded by the coding sequence ATGAATGGACGGTGCGCATTTATTCGATCAATCTCCTTTTGCGGCAGCGGACGCGAGCTCATCGAACGCGGGTATGGGCATGATGTCCGGTATTGCTCGCAAATCGACGTCAGTTCCGTCGTGCCGGTCTTGTGGAATAACCATTTTATCAATCTGGAGTCATACTAA
- a CDS encoding ABC transporter permease, translating into MRIGDLTRLSWDQVRRRKVVTALCAAGLSIGCAAIILALSIGESAQQYIENEMNSFFKMDEITVTANEGVPASGGQGGQAVGGDSAEGDDSLERGKLTDQKLAIMRNIKHVTAVAPFQQMNYLEMSTTDNRKAYVEVIGTDLNMLEGFDKPFMQGGPSDLIGTVVLNYGATLGLVDPETRDKLIEQLNRNPYDSSLMEQYDKMNRTPSSLFQRQVQFLGFSNDGKAKQSSPLRVTGVLKKPKGVSENAVAYDKKAYVSLETAQMLKQELNMGGGNAGEASYNSVIVKVDSQENVEQVEQQIKKLTLNTQTNLQQKERIAEQFGIIKAVALGGGVFILIIASISIVVAMTMSTYQRRRQIGIMKVLGANLAQIRNMFIIEAALLGLLGGLLGILFSYWIVWGINALIQSMPGSDQDAVIIFVPLMAIPVGMAFAILTGVISGIYPAVSASRTDALTAIRRD; encoded by the coding sequence ATGAGGATTGGCGACCTTACACGGCTGTCATGGGACCAGGTCAGGCGCCGGAAAGTCGTGACCGCTCTATGCGCCGCCGGCCTGTCGATTGGCTGCGCGGCGATTATACTTGCCCTCAGTATAGGCGAATCGGCTCAGCAATACATAGAGAACGAGATGAACAGCTTCTTCAAGATGGATGAGATTACGGTGACGGCCAATGAAGGCGTACCGGCAAGCGGAGGCCAGGGAGGTCAGGCGGTCGGCGGCGATTCGGCGGAGGGCGACGATTCCCTGGAACGCGGCAAGCTGACGGATCAGAAGCTGGCCATCATGAGGAACATCAAGCATGTGACGGCGGTGGCTCCTTTTCAGCAAATGAATTATTTGGAGATGTCCACGACGGACAACCGGAAGGCCTATGTGGAAGTGATCGGAACGGATCTGAATATGCTGGAGGGCTTCGACAAGCCGTTCATGCAGGGTGGGCCTTCCGACTTGATCGGCACCGTTGTGCTTAACTACGGAGCGACGCTGGGTCTGGTCGATCCGGAGACGCGCGACAAGCTTATCGAGCAGCTGAACCGCAATCCTTACGACAGCTCCTTAATGGAGCAGTACGACAAAATGAACCGGACGCCGTCCTCCCTGTTCCAGCGGCAGGTTCAGTTCCTTGGCTTCTCGAATGACGGGAAGGCCAAACAGTCCTCCCCGCTGCGCGTCACCGGCGTCCTGAAGAAGCCCAAGGGCGTCAGCGAGAATGCGGTCGCATACGACAAGAAAGCTTACGTGTCGCTCGAGACGGCGCAGATGCTGAAGCAGGAGCTGAATATGGGCGGCGGGAACGCCGGCGAAGCCTCTTACAACTCCGTCATTGTGAAGGTGGACAGCCAGGAGAACGTCGAACAGGTGGAGCAGCAGATTAAGAAGCTCACCCTGAACACGCAGACGAATTTGCAGCAGAAGGAGCGGATCGCCGAGCAATTCGGCATCATCAAAGCGGTTGCGCTTGGCGGCGGCGTATTTATTCTTATCATCGCTTCGATATCGATCGTCGTGGCAATGACGATGTCGACGTACCAGCGGCGCCGCCAGATCGGCATTATGAAAGTGCTTGGGGCGAATCTGGCGCAAATCCGCAACATGTTCATTATTGAAGCGGCGCTGCTTGGCCTGCTTGGGGGATTGCTCGGCATCTTGTTCTCCTATTGGATCGTATGGGGAATCAATGCCCTGATCCAATCCATGCCTGGCAGCGATCAGGACGCCGTGATCATCTTCGTCCCCTTGATGGCCATTCCGGTCGGCATGGCGTTCGCGATTCTGACCGGCGTTATATCGGGGATCTATCCGGCGGTGAGCGCCTCGCGTACCGATGCGCTGACGGCCATTCGACGGGACTAG
- a CDS encoding InlB B-repeat-containing protein, producing MQTKLRLLSIILTLCCFVVTVSPTSYVAAATTTGTPPGNLAYNATVTGSDYDSTGQSTGGWWGGSPFSLQNITSGTLNTDLWVAPHANNTVPPGDTSAVYLLIDLGTAKTMNVINIWNYYRNHPASGLRTYHNQIVQLSADGINWVNVFNQDVNNVAHQDPKDSNQTFANGTLVNGSITGVSAGNDTEYQEDTNAGGHQVNFAPTTARYIRWWCGGFTGTISNNNLPQMVQLQAYFMNAVTYEYNDGVNPSNTVKVINDTVLTKPSDPVSQTLGQVFDGWTVDVAGGTAWDFSKPVTGDMKLVANWKTVPVYTVKFSYSENAEPMTAKVTEGETVTPPEGLTSDGMVLAGWKLKGVPYDFSTAITKDITLAAIWVPMPSSDAYVIPAGVLNIVLNGAGQITKLINTLDGTDYVTSSPDGKASYLMSLIVNYAPQYPTAVHYAKGNGTLTLDFASVKGKATVKVDKKGGYTTFKLTDLTLPSEWSAQAVLWGPIKTGMKSGGQVAGVAYNDKFGIGIHALNSKTVGGWPVEFNNLSYPSDLPLVNGYLNPLDARGFNNIAAAFSTWGSALQAYTWDYTKPTERKVQEWNADSPTRTIPALTGDYAGDASMIGSSIALFGTRTPNILNVLSNIEINEGLPHPTINGKWQKTSQETAQDFLVFTDNMYNNIVNDSKMALDAGINYIYGQYGASGPWITDGGYQFNGNFGGSDAATKQMVDIAASYGIKVGVHTLSNEISPGDVTYIKPLANAGLASAGIAHLTRPMTDTDTTVYIDNGKEFSPAAVSAAGSNSVLIDNEMIAFSTCTQVSDNEWQLTGVVRGYRATTVSAHDTGAAAKLLWFYYDRYIADMELNKQMTGRMADIFNNVGVHAMSYDALEATKMTTYGPLQFSEFPIAVYNRINAAGNKDGFITEASDMGSNLWNVSSRISWGESNTPISLIYNYLEFYGLNFFPKMLGWTYTHGNHGASNEPNLLMNLAMKAGWNAGTGWYVTASTFQSRPYMAKEIKLWNNAIKHGAFDVGGEFTSEVQADMRKAWSNGKIWKLTEVVQDQQWTLQQVTKDTNFTPVGNSITLYATNNINVVQSANGDIATSTSLNYSRAHSGDTVTIYTQAYSGFQLDEAALTVTGADNSVYPITAKGDGTYTYQMPSQNVTITAQFNKIKIKE from the coding sequence ATGCAAACCAAACTAAGACTTTTATCAATTATTCTAACCTTATGTTGTTTTGTCGTAACAGTATCGCCTACGTCATATGTTGCGGCAGCGACGACAACAGGTACCCCTCCGGGAAATCTTGCATATAACGCCACCGTAACGGGGTCCGATTATGATTCAACCGGTCAGAGCACCGGCGGTTGGTGGGGAGGCTCCCCATTTTCACTCCAAAACATAACAAGCGGCACGCTTAATACCGATTTATGGGTCGCACCGCATGCTAACAACACCGTCCCTCCAGGCGATACATCCGCTGTGTATCTTCTCATCGATTTAGGAACAGCAAAAACGATGAATGTCATAAATATATGGAACTATTATAGGAATCACCCCGCATCAGGCCTAAGAACATATCATAACCAGATTGTTCAGCTTTCGGCAGACGGCATCAACTGGGTCAACGTATTCAATCAGGATGTTAACAATGTCGCTCATCAGGATCCAAAGGACTCGAACCAGACATTTGCAAACGGCACTCTTGTAAACGGATCCATAACTGGTGTTTCAGCTGGAAATGACACCGAATATCAGGAGGATACCAATGCAGGCGGTCATCAGGTTAACTTTGCCCCTACAACTGCACGTTATATCAGATGGTGGTGTGGCGGATTTACCGGTACAATCTCCAACAATAACCTTCCGCAGATGGTCCAGCTGCAGGCCTACTTTATGAATGCCGTTACATATGAGTATAATGACGGAGTTAACCCTTCAAATACCGTAAAAGTAATCAACGACACAGTATTAACAAAACCCAGCGACCCCGTTTCCCAAACATTGGGTCAGGTTTTCGACGGATGGACAGTGGATGTTGCCGGCGGAACAGCGTGGGATTTTTCTAAGCCGGTAACAGGTGACATGAAGCTTGTGGCTAATTGGAAAACCGTTCCGGTATACACCGTTAAATTTTCTTACAGCGAGAATGCGGAACCAATGACTGCAAAGGTCACGGAAGGCGAAACGGTGACCCCTCCTGAAGGTTTGACAAGCGATGGTATGGTTCTGGCAGGATGGAAGCTTAAAGGCGTGCCCTATGATTTTTCCACTGCGATTACAAAGGATATAACTCTGGCAGCGATATGGGTACCTATGCCCAGTTCCGATGCTTATGTAATTCCGGCAGGCGTGTTGAATATCGTGCTAAACGGCGCCGGTCAGATTACAAAACTTATCAATACTCTTGACGGTACCGACTATGTTACATCCAGTCCGGACGGCAAGGCGTCGTATCTGATGTCCCTGATTGTGAACTATGCTCCCCAGTATCCAACAGCGGTACATTATGCAAAAGGAAACGGGACCTTAACCTTGGATTTTGCCTCTGTAAAGGGCAAGGCAACCGTAAAAGTTGATAAAAAGGGCGGCTATACCACCTTTAAGCTGACAGATTTGACATTACCGTCGGAATGGTCGGCACAGGCAGTATTATGGGGTCCCATCAAGACTGGCATGAAATCAGGCGGTCAGGTTGCAGGCGTTGCATACAACGACAAATTCGGCATCGGTATTCATGCCTTGAACAGTAAGACCGTCGGTGGCTGGCCGGTTGAATTTAACAATTTAAGCTACCCGTCGGATCTTCCGCTAGTTAACGGATATTTAAATCCCCTCGATGCCAGAGGTTTCAACAATATCGCGGCTGCTTTCAGCACATGGGGCAGTGCGTTGCAGGCATACACATGGGATTATACTAAGCCAACCGAGCGTAAGGTTCAGGAATGGAACGCCGATTCACCCACGCGCACCATTCCCGCGCTTACCGGTGATTACGCAGGCGATGCGAGCATGATAGGCTCCTCTATTGCCTTGTTCGGAACAAGAACGCCCAACATTTTAAACGTTTTATCCAACATAGAGATAAATGAAGGCTTGCCGCACCCGACGATTAACGGCAAGTGGCAAAAGACCTCTCAGGAAACGGCGCAGGATTTCCTGGTATTTACCGATAATATGTACAACAATATTGTAAATGACTCCAAAATGGCCCTCGACGCAGGTATTAATTACATCTACGGGCAATACGGAGCGTCAGGTCCATGGATTACAGACGGCGGATACCAGTTTAACGGCAACTTCGGCGGTTCCGATGCGGCGACAAAACAAATGGTAGACATCGCGGCAAGCTACGGCATTAAGGTGGGCGTTCATACCTTGTCGAACGAGATTTCCCCGGGCGACGTGACATATATCAAGCCCCTTGCTAATGCCGGTCTCGCAAGCGCGGGCATTGCGCATCTGACAAGACCGATGACGGATACCGATACTACCGTATATATCGATAACGGCAAGGAATTCTCGCCCGCTGCTGTCAGCGCAGCAGGTTCAAACAGCGTTCTGATCGATAATGAAATGATAGCTTTTAGCACCTGCACTCAAGTGAGTGATAATGAATGGCAATTGACAGGCGTTGTGCGCGGTTATCGTGCAACTACGGTAAGCGCTCATGATACAGGAGCTGCCGCTAAGCTGCTCTGGTTCTATTACGACAGATATATTGCGGATATGGAATTGAATAAGCAGATGACCGGCCGTATGGCAGACATATTCAATAACGTAGGTGTTCATGCAATGTCTTATGATGCATTGGAGGCAACCAAAATGACAACTTACGGTCCTCTTCAATTCAGCGAATTTCCTATCGCAGTTTATAATCGTATAAATGCAGCCGGAAACAAAGACGGATTTATTACAGAAGCAAGTGATATGGGCTCTAATTTATGGAATGTATCATCCAGGATCAGCTGGGGAGAATCCAATACACCGATCAGCCTCATTTACAATTATTTGGAATTCTACGGACTAAACTTTTTTCCGAAAATGCTTGGCTGGACATACACCCACGGAAATCATGGAGCTTCCAACGAGCCTAACCTGCTTATGAATCTTGCTATGAAGGCCGGTTGGAATGCCGGCACCGGTTGGTATGTTACTGCAAGCACATTTCAATCGAGACCTTACATGGCAAAGGAAATCAAGCTTTGGAACAATGCGATAAAACATGGCGCGTTTGATGTAGGCGGCGAATTCACGTCCGAGGTACAGGCTGATATGAGAAAAGCATGGTCTAACGGAAAGATCTGGAAACTGACCGAGGTTGTACAGGATCAGCAATGGACCTTGCAACAGGTTACCAAAGATACTAACTTCACTCCTGTCGGGAACTCCATAACCCTGTATGCAACAAACAATATTAATGTTGTGCAATCCGCAAACGGCGATATTGCCACCAGCACAAGTCTTAACTATTCAAGGGCGCACAGCGGCGACACTGTAACGATTTACACCCAGGCATATTCAGGCTTTCAGCTTGACGAAGCCGCTTTGACGGTTACAGGCGCGGATAACTCCGTATATCCGATAACGGCAAAAGGTGACGGGACTTACACATACCAAATGCCGTCGCAGAACGTGACAATTACGGCACAGTTTAACAAAATTAAGATTAAAGAATAA
- a CDS encoding ABC transporter ATP-binding protein: MLRVEGLSHAFQNGTETTPVLQQINFRVRQGEIVALLGSSGSGKSTLLNLMAGLMKPTEGDIYIADHNIVKMNENQLSEFRRKHIGFIFQAYELIANLTVRENVELPLVFQSVSPSIRKQKALSLLEQVGIPEKAELFPSQLSGGQQQRVSIARSLITEPSVIFADEPTGNLDTKTEEEILAILKRLNSTMKTTFVIVTHEREVAAQTQHIISLRDGYLITDQDPSEAILVAGGMTG, translated from the coding sequence TTGCTGCGTGTAGAAGGTTTGTCCCATGCTTTTCAGAACGGCACAGAAACGACACCCGTATTACAGCAAATTAACTTTCGTGTGAGGCAAGGTGAGATTGTCGCTCTTCTTGGAAGCTCGGGCTCGGGCAAATCCACGCTGCTCAACCTGATGGCCGGCTTGATGAAGCCGACGGAAGGCGATATATACATAGCGGATCACAATATCGTGAAGATGAACGAGAATCAGCTTTCCGAGTTCCGGCGCAAGCATATCGGATTTATTTTTCAGGCGTACGAGTTGATCGCCAATCTGACGGTTCGCGAGAATGTCGAGCTGCCCCTTGTGTTTCAATCGGTATCGCCCTCGATCCGGAAGCAGAAGGCTCTCTCGCTGCTTGAGCAGGTGGGCATTCCCGAGAAGGCGGAGCTGTTTCCCTCGCAATTGTCGGGGGGGCAGCAGCAGCGTGTCAGTATCGCTCGTTCCTTAATAACCGAACCATCGGTTATTTTTGCGGACGAGCCTACCGGCAATCTGGATACGAAGACGGAAGAGGAGATATTGGCGATATTGAAGCGGCTGAACAGCACGATGAAGACGACGTTCGTCATTGTCACGCACGAGAGGGAAGTAGCGGCTCAGACCCAGCACATTATTTCGCTTCGGGACGGCTACCTGATAACGGATCAGGATCCATCTGAAGCGATACTGGTAGCAGGGGGGATGACGGGATGA